The DNA sequence GGGCTGCGCGCGCCCCGGCTGCCGGCCGCCCTGATCCAGGGGCAGCGGGACTTCTTCGGCGCGCACACCTACCGCCGGGTCGACGCCGAGGGCAGCTTCCACGTGCTGTGGGCCGACGACCGCAGCCAGGTCGAGTCTCGCTGACCCGACCCGGCCGTACGGTCGCCGTGGCTGGCGTACCCCGTCAGCCACGGCGACCGGCAGTGGCGACCCGGCAGCGGAGACCCGCAGTCGGCGACCCGGCAGTGGCGGCTCAATCCAGGTCGACGACGACCGGGGCGTGATCGGACGGGGTCGGGCCCTTACGGGCGTCGCGGTCCACGTAGGCCGCCCGGACCCGCCGGTTGACGGTGCCGCTGGCGTAGACAAGGTCGATCCGCATGCCCATGTTCTTCGGGAACATCCCGGCCCGGTAGTCCCAGTAGGTGTACGGGTGCGGGCCCTTCATCGGTTGCGGCACCACGTCGACCAGGCCGAGGGCGAGCAGGTCGGCCAGCGCGGCCCGTTCGGCCGGGGTGACGTGGGTGGAGCCGGCGAACACCGTCGGGTCCCACACATCCGCGTCGGTGGGCGCGACGTTGAAGTCGCCGCAGACGAGCAGATCGGTGGCGGCCTCCGCGGCGAGCGCGCGGCGCAGCCCGGCCAGCCAGTCCAGCTTGTACGTGTAGTGCGCCGAGTCGGGGCTGCGACCGTTCGGCACGTACACCGACCAGACCCGGACCCCGGCGCAGGTCGCCGCGACGGATCTGGCCTCCGGCAGCGGAAAGCCGGGCTCGGCGTCGAACCCGGTCCGCACGTCGTCGAGCCCGACCCGGGACAGCACCGCGACGCCGTTCCAGCGACCATCGCCGTGCGCCGCGACCTCGTAGCCGAGGTCACCGACCTCGGCGGCCGGAAACGCGGCCGCCGCGCACTTGGTCTCCTGCAGACACACGACGTCCGGTGCGGTGTCGGCCAGCCAGCCGAGTAGCCGGTTCAGCCGGGCCTTGACCGAGTTGACGTTCCAGGTGGCGATCCGCACCCGGCCAGCGTGCCACAACACCGATCTGGTTGACCGGACCGGGCGGGCTTGACCCGGGGCGGGCGGGTCACCCGGGGCAGGCCGCCCTGAGCCGGTCAGCCGGGCAGGTCACCGGGCCGGGTCTGCTCGGCGAGGAAGCGCTCCAGCTCCGCGCCCAGCTCGTCGGCGGTCGGCAGCGGCCCGCTGGACTCGGCGAGCAGATTGGTGCCGGACCGACCCCGGGTGAAGCTGTCGTACTGCTCCTCCAACGCACTGACCAGGGATCCGGCCTCCTCGGTCTGGGCTACCTGCCGGTCGATGTCCTCCCGGACCGCCTCGGCGGCGTTGTGCAACTGCTCGGTGGGCAGCAACAGACCGGTGGTCCGCGAGACGGAGTTGAGCAGCAGCTCGGCGGCGGCGGGGTACTCGGCCTGGGCCACGTAGTGCGGGACGTGCACGGCGAAGCCGACCGCGTCGTGGCCCTGCTGACCGAGGCGGTATTCCAGCAGGTGCCCGGCGCTGCCCGGCACCTGGACCCGCTGCAGCCAGGGTTCGTAGCCGCTGATCAGCTCGCGACGGCTGGCGTGTGCGGTGACCCCGGTCGGCCGGGTGTGCGGCACCGCCATCGGGATGGCGTTCAGCCCGATCGTGGTGCCGACGTTGAGCCGGCGGTTCACCGCGATCGCCGCGGCGGTGAACCGTTCCCACTGCAGGTCAGGCTCGGGGCCACCGAGCAGCAGGAAAGGCGTGCCGGCGTCGTCACGCATCAGGTGGACCTCGAGCCGGGGCTCCTCGTAGTGCTCCCAGTGGTCCTCGACGAAGAGCATCACCGGTCGGCGGGACCGGTAGTCGAGCAGTTGGTCGATGTCGAAGGTGGCCACGACCTCGTGCTCGAGGGAGGCGAGCAGGTGCTCACGGGCGAGTCGGGTCGCGTTGCCGGCATCGACGAAACCCGTCATCGCCTGGATCAGCACCGGCTGACCGAGCTCGGGCACCTCGTCGACGACGTCGTAGAGCTCGTGTGGGTCGAGCACCGGGCGCAACCTCCTCAGAACGGTACGGCGGGTACGGCATCTCCAATTGCGGCAACGCTAGTCCCATGCCGGCGCATTCCGGTTTCCGGGCGTCGATCCGACACGGTGGACTACTCACGGTTCAGTAGCGGACACGACAAGTCAACATCCGCTGGTCGGCTGCTGTCTGTCCGGGGGATGCCGCATCCGGCGGGAGGGATGATCCGGCCGGCCGGACGGGGGAGTGATGGGGTGGTGACGGGAGGCGGTCGATTAACAGGTGATAAATGCCGCAGTAAACAGTGAAGAGCGAAATTTCGTTTACCGGTGGTTTGGCGTGATCGGTCAGTCGTGCCGATGCCGCTGAGGGATCGTCCGATTATCCGAGGAGAGAATGTGGCGCCCATCACAAAATCACCCTAGGTAATCGGGGTTCGGCCTGCCTAGCCTCGTCGAATGCCTGATGACGACACCACAAGGAGCGAGGACGCCACCCTGCGTCGCGATGACCGTTCGGCTGATGTCCCCTCGGACACCATGCCGACCGGCGCGACCCGGGCCATCGCCCGGTGGGAGCGCCTTCGCAACCGGCTGCCCGCCCTGTCGTACCCACACTCCGCCCGGCCAACCTTCCAATCGCTCGGAGCCACCCTGCGTCACCGCCCCAATGCCCG is a window from the Solwaraspora sp. WMMD792 genome containing:
- a CDS encoding exodeoxyribonuclease III, translating into MRIATWNVNSVKARLNRLLGWLADTAPDVVCLQETKCAAAAFPAAEVGDLGYEVAAHGDGRWNGVAVLSRVGLDDVRTGFDAEPGFPLPEARSVAATCAGVRVWSVYVPNGRSPDSAHYTYKLDWLAGLRRALAAEAATDLLVCGDFNVAPTDADVWDPTVFAGSTHVTPAERAALADLLALGLVDVVPQPMKGPHPYTYWDYRAGMFPKNMGMRIDLVYASGTVNRRVRAAYVDRDARKGPTPSDHAPVVVDLD
- a CDS encoding PAC2 family protein — encoded protein: MLDPHELYDVVDEVPELGQPVLIQAMTGFVDAGNATRLAREHLLASLEHEVVATFDIDQLLDYRSRRPVMLFVEDHWEHYEEPRLEVHLMRDDAGTPFLLLGGPEPDLQWERFTAAAIAVNRRLNVGTTIGLNAIPMAVPHTRPTGVTAHASRRELISGYEPWLQRVQVPGSAGHLLEYRLGQQGHDAVGFAVHVPHYVAQAEYPAAAELLLNSVSRTTGLLLPTEQLHNAAEAVREDIDRQVAQTEEAGSLVSALEEQYDSFTRGRSGTNLLAESSGPLPTADELGAELERFLAEQTRPGDLPG